Proteins from a single region of Sediminitomix flava:
- a CDS encoding cytochrome P450 — protein sequence MNTETQTSTFDKQIPLQKNPNNRFLNLFRFIRDSLPFLQENERKYGGFYEIELGFSKLVILSEPELVKDVLQHQHKSFIKSPEYEVLSDLLGKGLLTSEGDHWQHQRKLIQPSFHKSYLQKIYALMLDEIVKAADTLSQKPERSIEINQEMMRLTLNVVTRSILGSQMTPDSDKIHDTVTDLLKYGTSRIRNPFFRLLYPISYQKYKSTQHIKYLDNLVYKIIEERQRTQHPHRDLLQMLLDSRMEDTGKAMPLRQVRDEIMTFMMAGHETIASALSFIFAHLVHDPKLYKKVQEELKQVLDGRHPDFEDLPKLQLLQQIIDEALRLYPSAWVVGRKAKESVKVGNTIFPKDSVFLINIFAMHRSDRFWKKAEEFQVDRFTSDFKKNMNKFQYIPFGLGPRMCIGNHFAQFEMLTVLAVYLQKFNMLALDEELPKPKNTLTLRPSKPIRILYR from the coding sequence ATGAATACTGAAACCCAAACTTCTACATTCGATAAGCAAATTCCTTTGCAAAAGAACCCAAATAATCGCTTTCTAAACTTATTCCGCTTTATTCGAGATTCTCTCCCCTTCTTACAAGAAAATGAGCGGAAGTATGGTGGATTCTATGAAATTGAACTTGGTTTCAGCAAACTTGTCATACTTTCAGAGCCAGAACTCGTGAAAGATGTCCTACAACATCAGCATAAATCTTTTATTAAGTCGCCCGAATATGAAGTACTAAGTGATTTATTAGGAAAGGGTTTACTCACCAGCGAAGGAGATCATTGGCAACACCAACGTAAACTTATTCAGCCTTCATTTCACAAATCATACCTTCAGAAAATTTATGCACTCATGCTCGATGAGATTGTGAAAGCAGCTGATACGCTTTCTCAAAAGCCTGAACGAAGCATTGAAATAAACCAAGAAATGATGCGATTGACACTAAATGTTGTAACACGCTCTATTCTTGGAAGCCAAATGACTCCTGATTCTGACAAAATCCATGATACCGTAACCGATTTACTTAAATACGGAACATCTCGTATCCGTAATCCATTTTTCAGATTGTTATACCCAATTTCCTATCAAAAATATAAATCGACACAACACATCAAGTATTTAGATAATTTGGTGTACAAAATTATTGAAGAACGTCAGCGAACTCAACATCCTCATAGAGATTTGCTACAAATGTTACTGGATTCTAGAATGGAGGATACCGGAAAAGCTATGCCTTTGAGACAGGTCAGAGATGAAATTATGACTTTTATGATGGCTGGTCATGAAACTATAGCATCTGCATTGAGCTTTATATTTGCACACCTTGTTCACGATCCTAAACTCTACAAAAAAGTACAAGAAGAGTTGAAACAAGTACTAGATGGCAGACATCCCGATTTTGAAGACCTTCCGAAACTTCAATTACTCCAACAAATCATAGATGAAGCACTTCGTCTTTATCCTTCTGCTTGGGTTGTTGGTCGAAAGGCAAAAGAAAGTGTCAAGGTAGGAAATACGATCTTCCCAAAAGACAGTGTATTTCTTATTAATATTTTTGCCATGCACCGAAGTGATCGTTTCTGGAAAAAAGCGGAAGAATTCCAAGTTGATCGATTTACCTCAGATTTCAAGAAAAACATGAACAAATTCCAATACATTCCTTTTGGTCTTGGCCCTCGTATGTGTATCGGGAATCATTTTGCTCAGTTTGAAATGCTGACTGTTTTAGCCGTTTATCTACAAAAATTCAATATGCTAGCTCTAGATGAAGAACTTCCTAAGCCTAAAAACACATTGACGTTAAGACCATCAAAACCTATTCGAATTTTATACAGATAA
- a CDS encoding YceI family protein has protein sequence MKKLTVLLLALATVFFAFKPANEKGTYAVKSAESTVKWIGKKVSGEHFGMISVKEGSLDVKKGQIKGGTFVIDMNTITVDDIQGEWADKLLGHLKSDDFFSVEKFNTATLEITNVKGKGSEVEVEGNLTIKGITKPIAFPAKVSIEGNTLTAEAKISVDRTQYDIKYGSGSFFDGLGDKMIYDNFDLEVALTAAL, from the coding sequence ATGAAAAAGTTAACAGTACTTCTATTAGCATTGGCTACAGTATTTTTCGCATTCAAACCTGCTAACGAGAAAGGAACTTATGCTGTAAAATCAGCTGAATCTACTGTAAAATGGATCGGTAAAAAAGTAAGTGGTGAGCACTTCGGGATGATCTCTGTAAAAGAAGGTTCATTAGACGTTAAAAAAGGACAAATCAAAGGTGGTACTTTCGTGATCGACATGAACACAATCACTGTAGACGACATCCAAGGAGAGTGGGCTGACAAATTACTAGGTCACTTGAAATCTGATGACTTCTTCTCAGTTGAGAAATTCAACACTGCTACATTGGAAATCACTAACGTAAAAGGTAAAGGTTCTGAAGTAGAAGTTGAAGGAAACTTGACGATCAAAGGAATCACTAAGCCAATTGCTTTCCCAGCAAAAGTATCTATCGAAGGAAACACATTGACTGCTGAAGCTAAAATCTCAGTAGACCGTACTCAATATGACATCAAATACGGTTCTGGTAGCTTCTTCGACGGTTTAGGTGACAAGATGATCTACGATAACTTTGATTTGGAAGTAGCATTGACTGCTGCTCTATAA
- a CDS encoding PP2C family protein-serine/threonine phosphatase, whose amino-acid sequence MIVSIIDQLTNRFSDEVKLDAILVFFILFLSSSCSALYAGYYFFVGLRMVSLAFIYLSFFAGVIFYLYYERIDILISARLYGLVTLTGFSFITTFTGGVHSPLIAFQLITPIGVTLIAKRKESFYWSGLLMLWGGILILEESTEILHFSRDLPNVSYLGISCFIGLFIYIISIIWGYEIATEKYQGQINDKNHELYHQNVEIELQNQQLDVQNNRIISSINYAKKIQDAVLHYGNKIEDSFKDAFIFYRPRDIVSGDFFCIEHEENKKIVVAADCTGHGVPGAILSLVGMNLIRSIIHEKKVLSPDQILFHLRESLYHFLNQEKSQSRDGMDISICVVDDEYVEIASAKSTVYTIQNNTILSHKGDNISIGGLGEEYVQKAYQLERIERRKIDFIYMCSDGFQDQFGGPKDMKFMKKNFRNLLLTMYTRKGEEQLSDLEQTFKNWKGAEEQTDDILVLGFAPN is encoded by the coding sequence ATGATCGTTAGCATTATAGATCAACTAACCAACCGTTTTTCAGATGAGGTGAAATTAGATGCCATTTTAGTATTTTTTATTCTATTCTTATCCAGTTCTTGTTCAGCATTATATGCGGGATATTACTTCTTTGTGGGATTAAGAATGGTGTCTTTGGCATTTATCTACCTATCTTTTTTTGCTGGTGTTATCTTTTATCTGTACTACGAACGGATAGACATTTTGATCAGTGCCCGATTGTATGGATTGGTAACTCTTACAGGATTTAGCTTCATAACAACGTTTACAGGAGGTGTGCACTCTCCTTTGATCGCATTTCAGCTAATTACACCCATAGGAGTGACTTTGATTGCTAAAAGAAAAGAATCTTTTTATTGGAGTGGTTTATTAATGCTGTGGGGAGGAATCTTAATTCTAGAGGAAAGTACCGAAATTCTTCATTTTTCTAGAGATTTACCTAATGTGTCTTATCTCGGTATTTCATGTTTCATTGGTCTATTTATCTATATAATTAGTATTATCTGGGGGTATGAAATTGCTACAGAAAAATATCAAGGACAGATCAATGATAAAAACCATGAGTTGTACCATCAGAATGTTGAGATTGAGCTACAAAATCAACAATTAGATGTGCAGAATAATCGAATTATATCAAGTATAAACTACGCGAAAAAAATCCAAGATGCAGTTCTTCATTATGGCAATAAGATTGAAGATAGTTTTAAAGATGCATTTATCTTTTATCGTCCGAGAGATATTGTGAGTGGAGACTTTTTCTGTATTGAACATGAAGAAAATAAAAAAATAGTAGTTGCAGCTGATTGTACTGGTCATGGTGTTCCTGGTGCCATATTATCTCTGGTGGGAATGAATCTTATTCGTTCAATTATTCATGAGAAAAAAGTATTGAGTCCTGATCAGATTCTTTTTCACCTTAGAGAATCCTTGTATCATTTTTTGAATCAAGAAAAATCTCAAAGTAGGGATGGAATGGATATTTCAATATGTGTGGTGGATGATGAGTATGTAGAAATAGCTTCAGCAAAAAGTACCGTATATACTATTCAAAATAATACAATTCTTTCTCATAAAGGGGATAATATCTCTATTGGAGGACTAGGAGAAGAATATGTACAAAAAGCGTATCAATTGGAAAGAATCGAGAGAAGAAAGATTGATTTTATATACATGTGTTCTGATGGTTTTCAAGACCAGTTTGGAGGACCTAAGGATATGAAGTTTATGAAGAAAAACTTTAGGAATCTACTCCTAACAATGTATACACGAAAGGGTGAGGAGCAATTAAGTGATTTAGAGCAAACCTTTAAAAATTGGAAAGGAGCTGAGGAGCAAACAGATGATATATTGGTTTTAGGTTTTGCCCCAAATTAA
- the yihA gene encoding ribosome biogenesis GTP-binding protein YihA/YsxC → MKIKKAEFVMSNQDYRKCPPADKAEYAFIGRSNVGKSSLINAMTNHKGLAKTSGTPGKTQLINHFIINDNWYLVDLPGYGYAQVSKTIREKFQKLIDGYLLNRENLYCTFVLVDSRHNPQKIDLDFMEWMATNGLPFCIIFTKADKLKKTEKESKINNYLKKLQESWEELPQYFVTSSEKKEGLEELLTFIDQVSKSANA, encoded by the coding sequence ATGAAAATCAAAAAGGCAGAGTTTGTCATGAGTAATCAGGACTACCGCAAATGTCCACCGGCAGATAAAGCAGAATATGCTTTCATTGGTAGATCAAATGTGGGAAAGTCATCTCTGATCAACGCCATGACTAATCATAAAGGATTAGCCAAAACTTCGGGTACACCCGGAAAAACACAATTGATCAATCATTTTATCATTAATGATAATTGGTACTTAGTCGATCTTCCAGGTTATGGTTATGCACAGGTAAGTAAAACCATCAGAGAAAAATTCCAGAAACTAATTGATGGCTATTTACTGAACAGAGAAAACTTATATTGTACCTTTGTTCTTGTAGACAGCCGTCACAATCCTCAAAAGATTGATTTAGATTTTATGGAATGGATGGCTACAAATGGACTTCCATTTTGTATTATTTTTACAAAGGCTGATAAGCTAAAGAAAACTGAGAAAGAAAGTAAGATCAATAATTACCTCAAGAAACTACAAGAAAGCTGGGAAGAGCTTCCTCAGTATTTTGTTACCTCCTCTGAAAAAAAGGAAGGTTTAGAGGAATTATTAACCTTTATTGATCAAGTTAGTAAAAGTGCGAATGCCTAA
- a CDS encoding chloride channel protein — translation MGSYLSALDRVLNWRRRHLSDNSFTLFTSAIIGILSGLAAVILKETVHMIHTYLTTDSYDENYFQLTYPIIGILATVAIAKLLYRGPVKHAISHILYAIARQKSVIGKSKMYTYMVTSAFTVGFGGSVGLESPIVLTGSAIGSNIARWFHMDTKKRTLMIGCGTAGVISAIFNAPIAGMIFSTEIILTGITISNFTPLLIASVSATLVSILTLGDDVLFSFRLVEDFVADDVIYFIGLGIVCGFTSLYFNYALHRTETYIHQKKFNPYVKALVGGSILSALIFFTPPVFGEGYPYIMALLNGNEELFLNRSESFSWITNTNSGIFLGYLILVILVKALATAVTIGSGGAGGTFAPSMFLGGVTGFAFARMINLMGIAHLSESNFALVGMCGVLCGIQYAPLTAIFLIAEITGGYTLFIPLMLVSAITYITVSYFEPDSPYVKELKEIGDYATDHDTKVLDRLNINKLIETDLLEINDQAQLKDLIKLISVSKRNIFPVVDADHKLVGVVTLDHVRDIMFDTEKHNVKISNVMIMPKHFVYYGERMDNVMRKFEKSDNWNLPVVDEDGLYLGFVSKSTIFGVYRKQLIRLNRD, via the coding sequence ATGGGATCGTACTTATCCGCATTAGATAGGGTACTAAATTGGCGTCGACGTCATTTATCAGACAACAGCTTTACATTATTTACAAGTGCTATCATCGGTATTCTTTCAGGCTTAGCCGCCGTAATTTTGAAGGAAACGGTTCACATGATACACACTTATCTTACAACAGATTCTTATGATGAGAACTACTTTCAACTAACTTACCCCATTATAGGTATTTTAGCTACGGTGGCTATTGCCAAGCTTTTATACCGAGGGCCTGTAAAGCATGCGATTTCACATATCCTTTATGCCATTGCCCGACAGAAAAGTGTGATTGGTAAAAGTAAAATGTATACTTACATGGTTACCAGCGCCTTTACCGTTGGTTTTGGAGGATCTGTCGGACTTGAGTCTCCGATTGTACTAACGGGTTCTGCTATCGGTTCTAATATTGCCCGATGGTTCCATATGGATACCAAAAAGAGAACACTAATGATTGGTTGTGGTACTGCTGGGGTTATCTCGGCAATCTTTAACGCCCCAATCGCAGGTATGATTTTCAGTACCGAAATCATTCTCACGGGTATCACAATCTCTAATTTCACTCCGCTTCTTATTGCATCAGTGAGTGCAACACTTGTTTCTATTCTTACACTCGGAGATGATGTACTTTTCTCTTTCCGCCTTGTAGAAGACTTTGTTGCTGATGACGTGATTTACTTTATTGGTCTCGGAATTGTCTGTGGTTTCACTTCATTATATTTCAATTATGCACTTCACAGAACAGAGACTTATATTCATCAGAAAAAATTCAATCCATACGTAAAAGCACTTGTAGGTGGTTCTATTCTTTCTGCCCTCATCTTCTTTACCCCTCCAGTTTTTGGTGAAGGTTATCCATACATCATGGCATTACTCAACGGTAATGAAGAATTGTTTTTGAACAGAAGTGAATCATTCAGCTGGATTACCAATACCAATTCAGGAATATTCCTAGGTTACCTTATCCTTGTGATTCTAGTGAAAGCCTTAGCTACAGCTGTTACAATTGGTTCTGGAGGTGCTGGCGGTACATTTGCACCATCTATGTTCTTGGGTGGCGTAACAGGCTTTGCTTTTGCCCGAATGATTAACCTAATGGGTATTGCGCACCTTTCTGAATCAAACTTTGCGCTAGTAGGAATGTGTGGTGTACTTTGTGGAATTCAGTATGCGCCACTAACTGCCATATTCTTGATTGCAGAAATCACAGGTGGATATACGTTATTTATTCCACTCATGCTCGTTTCTGCGATTACCTATATTACGGTTTCTTACTTTGAACCCGATTCTCCTTACGTAAAAGAATTGAAAGAAATTGGTGATTATGCGACAGACCATGACACCAAAGTTCTTGACCGTCTGAATATCAATAAACTGATAGAAACAGATTTATTAGAGATTAATGATCAGGCACAGCTAAAAGATCTCATTAAACTTATATCAGTAAGTAAAAGAAATATTTTCCCTGTAGTTGATGCCGACCATAAATTGGTAGGGGTAGTAACTCTTGATCATGTGAGAGATATCATGTTTGATACAGAAAAACATAATGTCAAAATTTCAAATGTCATGATTATGCCAAAACATTTCGTTTACTACGGCGAACGTATGGATAATGTAATGCGAAAGTTTGAAAAATCAGACAATTGGAACCTCCCTGTTGTAGATGAAGATGGCTTGTACTTAGGCTTTGTTTCTAAATCAACAATCTTTGGTGTTTACAGAAAACAACTAATTCGACTTAATCGAGATTAA
- a CDS encoding tetratricopeptide repeat protein, with translation MTGVKNYMNYQSIVIFICILLTVYACGGQQDSTNSFNGNPAVVCVSATTDTSWYNTNKKAPLLLQKDLVSFPVSTTNEDCQKYINQGLALTFGFNHAEAARSFYYATKLDSTCAMAYWGFAYVLGPNYNAKMDYDNYPRAYEALQKAVELKEKCSSQEKALIEALEKRYVNKPLKDRTHLDVAYANAMKMLYEEYPFNTNIGTLYAEALLNLHPWDLWEKDGEPKAWTPEILSILKNVLELDSTHIGAHHFYIHAIEGSKTPEKGLSSATFFDKGGASKLGHLVHMPAHIYIRTGDYHKASLANAKAVKVDSVYTATCHAQGAYPLAYYPHNYHFLVATAILEGNSEWAIEAARRLSLHSDTVVMKEEGWETLQHFRAVKYWVYVKFGKWAEILAMPKEDLALKYPNAIRHFARGMAYVGHKDPANAKRALKALTTDSKDKSLENMSIWGINAITPILEIAQKVLEAHILASQGQYDDSIKLLKEAVEIEDELNYNEPPDWLLSVRHYLAAIQIESKEYIDAITTLGEDLARYPKNGWALHGIKYAAEQLNEYELVSLMEEELETAWKYADTPLTTSSVWFSK, from the coding sequence ATGACAGGGGTGAAAAACTATATGAATTATCAATCTATCGTAATTTTCATTTGTATTCTCTTAACTGTATACGCTTGTGGAGGACAGCAAGATTCTACTAATTCTTTCAATGGAAACCCTGCTGTAGTTTGTGTTTCTGCAACGACAGATACTTCTTGGTACAATACAAATAAGAAAGCTCCATTATTACTGCAAAAGGATTTGGTGAGTTTTCCTGTTTCAACAACAAATGAAGATTGTCAGAAATATATTAATCAAGGTCTAGCATTGACTTTTGGTTTTAATCATGCTGAGGCTGCTAGGTCATTTTATTACGCAACGAAGCTAGATTCGACTTGTGCAATGGCGTATTGGGGTTTTGCCTATGTTTTAGGGCCCAATTATAATGCGAAGATGGATTATGATAATTACCCTCGAGCTTATGAAGCCCTTCAAAAAGCTGTAGAGCTAAAGGAAAAATGTTCTTCACAAGAAAAAGCACTCATTGAAGCTTTAGAAAAAAGGTATGTAAATAAGCCTTTAAAAGATAGGACGCATTTGGATGTGGCTTACGCAAATGCAATGAAGATGCTTTATGAAGAATATCCTTTCAATACGAATATTGGGACACTTTACGCTGAAGCTTTATTGAATTTACATCCTTGGGACTTATGGGAGAAAGATGGAGAGCCTAAGGCATGGACTCCAGAAATTTTAAGTATTTTGAAAAATGTACTGGAGCTAGATTCTACTCATATAGGTGCACATCATTTTTATATTCATGCCATAGAAGGTTCAAAAACACCAGAGAAAGGACTTTCGAGTGCTACATTTTTTGATAAAGGAGGAGCTTCAAAATTAGGGCATCTAGTACACATGCCAGCTCATATTTATATCCGAACAGGAGATTACCACAAAGCTTCATTAGCGAATGCAAAAGCAGTAAAAGTAGATAGTGTTTATACAGCAACCTGCCATGCACAAGGGGCATACCCTTTGGCTTACTATCCGCATAATTATCATTTTTTGGTCGCAACGGCCATTCTAGAAGGAAATAGTGAGTGGGCAATTGAAGCAGCACGTAGACTTTCTTTGCATTCGGATACCGTTGTGATGAAGGAAGAAGGTTGGGAAACGCTGCAACATTTTCGAGCGGTTAAATATTGGGTGTATGTTAAGTTTGGCAAATGGGCTGAAATATTGGCGATGCCCAAAGAAGATTTAGCTTTAAAATACCCTAATGCTATTCGTCATTTTGCTAGAGGTATGGCTTATGTGGGGCATAAAGATCCTGCAAATGCAAAAAGAGCATTAAAAGCTTTAACAACTGACAGTAAGGATAAGAGTCTGGAGAATATGAGTATTTGGGGGATAAATGCAATCACTCCAATTTTAGAGATTGCTCAAAAGGTATTGGAAGCCCATATTTTAGCATCTCAAGGTCAATATGACGATAGTATTAAACTTCTTAAAGAAGCTGTAGAAATTGAAGATGAGTTGAATTATAATGAACCACCAGATTGGTTACTTTCTGTCAGACACTACCTTGCAGCTATTCAGATTGAATCAAAGGAGTACATAGATGCAATAACCACATTGGGGGAAGACCTTGCCCGATACCCCAAAAATGGATGGGCATTACATGGAATTAAGTATGCTGCAGAACAGTTGAATGAATACGAATTAGTAAGTTTAATGGAAGAGGAATTAGAGACAGCTTGGAAATATGCAGATACCCCTTTGACGACTTCTAGTGTTTGGTTTTCTAAATAG
- the fabD gene encoding ACP S-malonyltransferase has product MNAYVFPGQGAQFPGMGKDLYEGNEKAKELFEKANEILGFRITDIMFEGTAEELKQTNVTQPAVFLHSVILALTSDINPDMVAGHSLGEFSALVVSGALNFEDALRLVSKRAEAMQKACEINPSTMAAVLGLEDAKVEEICASIEDELVVAANYNCPGQLVISGSNKGIEIACEKMKEAGAKRALPLPVGGAFHSPLMEPAREELAAAIEGTTFSTPSCPIYQNVNAQPFTAPEDIKANLIAQLTSPVRWTQSVQAMIADGAVKFTECGPGKVLQGLVKKINRPTEVAGL; this is encoded by the coding sequence ATGAACGCATACGTATTTCCAGGTCAAGGAGCCCAATTCCCAGGAATGGGTAAAGACCTTTATGAGGGCAATGAAAAAGCAAAGGAACTATTCGAAAAAGCAAACGAAATTCTAGGTTTCCGTATCACAGATATTATGTTTGAGGGTACTGCTGAAGAGTTGAAGCAAACAAACGTAACTCAGCCTGCTGTATTTCTTCATTCTGTAATTTTGGCACTTACTTCAGATATCAATCCAGATATGGTAGCGGGTCACTCTTTGGGTGAGTTCTCTGCTTTGGTAGTAAGTGGTGCTCTTAACTTTGAAGATGCCCTTCGTTTGGTTTCTAAGCGTGCTGAAGCAATGCAAAAGGCTTGTGAGATCAATCCTTCTACAATGGCTGCAGTTTTAGGTTTAGAAGATGCTAAAGTTGAAGAAATTTGTGCAAGTATCGAAGATGAGTTGGTAGTAGCTGCAAATTATAACTGCCCAGGTCAGTTGGTAATTTCTGGTTCTAACAAAGGTATCGAGATTGCTTGTGAGAAAATGAAAGAAGCAGGTGCGAAAAGAGCGCTTCCACTTCCTGTAGGTGGTGCATTCCATTCACCATTGATGGAGCCTGCAAGAGAAGAGTTAGCTGCGGCAATTGAGGGAACAACTTTCTCAACACCATCATGCCCTATCTATCAAAATGTAAATGCACAACCATTTACAGCTCCTGAAGATATTAAAGCAAACTTAATTGCTCAATTGACTTCTCCTGTACGTTGGACACAATCTGTACAAGCTATGATTGCTGACGGTGCGGTGAAATTCACAGAATGTGGTCCTGGTAAAGTACTGCAAGGATTAGTGAAGAAAATCAATAGACCAACTGAAGTAGCAGGTCTATAA
- a CDS encoding efflux transporter outer membrane subunit: MMKSMYKYYLLLGLSAFGCRSIEQAQSSSEVLENAKSMENVEIPNSWTDLRDSENEDLAVFFDWMKDIENPQLKYLIREAWEYNADLNAVDTRIQQAEKYMTIAKSKMLPVVGASASGTLAVSNPYNAATNDRVGWGLTTPYTLAVGASWEADIWGKNRYGIESAEATRFSAEYSKEMFKQIVATQIISNWLSAVAVEQQLGVIDGLLAKQLELRELFNVQYNVGVLDEKHIIQISSEIADLQEKRESVLLANVQAKRAIETLVGRYPSGKLEISTSLPEVNSKLPTEFPLQLIEKRPDVLVAQYQVEKAFYNTKQADAARLPSLSIPLATGIGTDPTLNGVKNTPFLGLAPQLVGVIFAGGALKANVDMKDAQHKEAIAMYAKSVLNSFKDVEDALAIIETNENKIAKRLSIIEMMKEKYALSKIQYEVGNENEVTLKLQELQLLIEESKMVQLKTEKALARVQLFNALGGVYHLEKTKENKEG; encoded by the coding sequence ATAGAACAAGCACAATCTTCTTCAGAAGTGTTGGAGAATGCAAAGAGTATGGAAAATGTGGAAATTCCGAATTCTTGGACAGATTTGAGAGATTCTGAAAATGAGGATTTGGCTGTGTTTTTCGATTGGATGAAAGATATTGAAAATCCACAGTTAAAGTATCTGATTAGAGAAGCATGGGAATATAATGCTGACCTGAATGCTGTCGATACACGTATTCAGCAAGCTGAGAAGTATATGACTATAGCAAAATCTAAAATGCTGCCTGTAGTAGGAGCTTCTGCAAGTGGAACACTAGCGGTTTCAAATCCATATAATGCAGCAACCAACGATCGAGTTGGTTGGGGACTTACTACACCTTATACATTGGCCGTTGGAGCTAGTTGGGAAGCAGATATTTGGGGTAAGAATCGATATGGAATTGAAAGTGCAGAAGCTACGAGGTTTTCGGCAGAATATTCTAAGGAGATGTTTAAACAGATTGTAGCTACTCAGATTATCTCGAATTGGTTATCTGCTGTAGCAGTTGAACAACAACTGGGAGTGATTGATGGACTTTTGGCTAAGCAATTAGAGCTGAGAGAACTCTTTAATGTACAATATAATGTTGGGGTTTTAGATGAAAAACACATCATTCAAATCAGTTCTGAAATTGCAGATTTACAAGAAAAACGAGAAAGTGTACTTCTAGCAAATGTTCAAGCAAAGAGAGCGATTGAAACATTAGTGGGACGTTATCCTTCTGGGAAATTGGAAATTTCTACATCATTACCTGAAGTAAATTCCAAGTTACCAACAGAGTTTCCGCTGCAACTTATTGAAAAGCGACCTGACGTATTGGTAGCGCAATATCAAGTGGAAAAAGCATTCTACAATACGAAACAAGCAGATGCAGCAAGACTTCCATCTTTATCAATTCCTTTGGCTACAGGAATTGGGACAGACCCAACACTAAATGGAGTGAAAAATACGCCGTTTTTAGGCTTAGCACCACAATTAGTAGGGGTGATTTTTGCAGGAGGAGCTTTAAAAGCTAATGTAGATATGAAGGATGCGCAACATAAGGAAGCAATTGCAATGTATGCAAAGTCTGTGTTGAATTCTTTTAAAGATGTAGAAGATGCGCTAGCGATCATTGAGACAAATGAGAATAAAATTGCAAAGCGTCTTTCAATCATCGAAATGATGAAAGAGAAGTATGCACTTTCAAAAATTCAGTATGAAGTAGGAAATGAAAATGAAGTAACCCTTAAGTTACAAGAACTTCAGCTTCTTATTGAAGAATCTAAAATGGTACAATTGAAGACAGAAAAAGCGTTGGCAAGAGTTCAGTTATTCAATGCACTAGGAGGTGTGTATCATTTAGAAAAGACAAAAGAAAATAAAGAAGGATAA